From one Macaca nemestrina isolate mMacNem1 chromosome 5, mMacNem.hap1, whole genome shotgun sequence genomic stretch:
- the LOC105489561 gene encoding GTP-binding protein 2 isoform X2, with product MDSTKSEPPKGSPEAEDGNIEYKLKLVNPSQYRFEHLVTQMKWRLQEGRGEAVYQIGVEDNGLLVGLAEEEMRASLKTLHRMAEKVGADITVLREREVDYDSDMPRKITEVLVRKVPDNQQFLDLRVAVLGNVDSGKSTLLGVLTQGELDNGRGRARLNLFRHLHEIQSGRTSSISFEILGFNSKGEVVNYSDSRTAEEICESSSKMITFIDLAGHHKYLHTTIFGLTSYCPDCALLLVSANTGIAGTTREHLGLALALKVPFFIVVSKIDLCAKTTVERTVRQLERVLKQPGCHKVPMLVTSEDDAVTAAQQFAQSPNVTPIFTLSSVSGESLDLLKVFLNILPPLTNSKEQEELMQQLTEFQVDEIYTVPEVGTVVGGTLSSGICREGDQLVVGPTDDGCFLELRVCSIQRNRSACRVLRAGQAATLALGDFDRALLRKGMVMVSPEMNPTICSVFEAEIVLLFHATTFRRGFQVTVHVGNVRQTAVVEKIHAKDKLRTGEKAVVRFRFLKHPEYLKVGAKLLFREGVTKGIGHVTDVQAITAGEAQANMGF from the exons GCTGAAGATGGAAACATTGAATATAAA TTGAAGCTGGTAAATCCATCCCAGTACCGCTTTGAGCACCTGGTTACACAGATGAAGTGGCGACTCCAGGAGGGACGTGGTGAGGCTGTCTACCAGATTGGGGTAGAGGACAATGGGCTGCTGGTGGGGCTGGCTGAGGAGGAAATGCGAGCTTCACTCAAGACCCTGCACCGGATGGCAGAGAA GGTTGGGGCAGACATCACCGTTCTTCGAGAGCGAGAAGTGGATTATGATAGCGACATGCCCCGGAAGATCACCGAGGTGCTAGTACGAAAGGTCCCTGACAACCAACAG TTCCTAGACCTCCGTGTGGCCGTCCTGGGGAATGTGGACTCAGGAAAGTCGACTCTGCTTGGAGTCCTGACCCAGGGAGAGCTGGACAATGGGCGGGGCCGGGCTCGGCTCAACCTTTTCCGCCACCTGCATGAGATTCAGTCTGGCCGAACCTCCAGCATCAGCTTCGAGATCCTGGGCTTTAACAGCAAGGGAGAG GTGGTGAATTACAGCGACTCACGGACGGCAGAAGAGATCTGTGAGAGCAGCTCCAAGATGATCACCTTCATCGACCTGGCAGGCCACCATAAGTACCTACACACCACCATCTTTGGCCTCACGTCATACTGCCCCGACTGCGCCCTGCTCCTCGTCAGTGCCAACACTGGGATTG CTGGCACCACAAGGGAACATCTGGGGCTGGCCCTGGCCCTGAAAGTGCCCTTCTTCATCGTGGTCAGCAAGATCGACCTGTGTGCCAAGACCACAGTGGAGAGGACAGTACGACAGTTGGAGCGGGTCCTCAAGCAGCCTGGGTGCCACAAGGTCCCCATGCTAGTCACCTCCGAGGATGATGCCGTCACTGCTGCCCAGCAGTttgctcagtcacccaa TGTCACCCCCATCTTCACATTGTCCAGTGTGTCTGGAGAGAGTCTGGACCTCCTCAAAGTCTTTCTGAATATTCTGCCGCCACTCACCAacagcaaagagcaggaggaacTCATGCAGCAGCTGACGGAATTCCAG GTAGATGAAATCTACACAGTACCAGAGGTGGGGACTGTTGTTGGAGGGACACTTTCCAG TGGGATTTGCCGTGAGGGGGACCAGCTGGTGGTGGGCCCCACGGATGATGGCTGCTTCCTGGAACTGAGAGTATGCAGCATCCAGCGCAACCGCTCTGCCTGTCGTGTGCTGCGAGCTGGTCAGGCTGCTACATTGGCACTTGGGGACTTTGACCGTGCCCTGCTTCGCAAG GGCATGGTGATGGTGAGCCCGGAGATGAATCCTACCATCTGCTCAGTGTTTGAGGCAGAGATAGTCTTACTGTTCCATGCCACCACCTTCCGACGAGGATTCCAGGTGACAGTACACGTGGGCAACGTACGTCAGACGGCAGTGGTGGAAAAGATCCATGCCAAG GACAAACTGCGGACAGGCGAGAAGGCAGTGGTACGTTTCCGCTTCCTGAAGCACCCAGAGTACCTGAAGGTGGGCGCCAAACTGCTGTTCCGGGAGGGTGTCACCAAGGGCATCGGCCATGTCACTGATGTACAAGCCATTACTGCAGGAGAAGCCCAGGCCAACATGGGCTTTTGA